The genomic stretch CTCGTCGGTGGCTCGATCTGGATCGCGTTCCTGCTCGTGGCGACCGCGTTCATCGGGTTCGAGGCCACGGCGCTCTTCGGCGAAGAGGCCAAGGAGCCCCGCAAGACGATTCCGCGGGCGACCTACACGGCGATCATCGTCGTCGCGATCATGCACGCCTTCTTCGCCTGGGCGATGGTGAGCGCGGTGGGAGTGGGTGACGCGCAGCAGGTCGCGCTCGATCACCTCGAGGGCGGCGACATGCTGCTCGTGCTGATCGACCAGTACCTCGGTCCGTTCGTCGGTGTCATCGCCCTCGTGCTGCTCGTCGTGAGCATGTTTGCCGCGCAGCTCGCCTTCCACAACTCGGCCGGCCGCTATCTGTTCGCGCTCGGTCGCGCCCGGGTGCTGCCCGTGTGGCTCGCGAAGACCAACAAGCGTGGCGTGCCCGAGCGCGCGCTGCTCGTGAACCTGCTGTTCGGGCTCCTCGTCGCGGCCATCTTCGCCGTGGCGGGCGAGACCGACCCCGAGGGCAATCCGCTCCCGGCGGTCGTCACGCTCGTGCCGGTCGGCATCGGCTTCGGCACGCTCGCGGTACTCATCGTGCAGGCGATCGCGGCGCTCGCGGTGGTCGTGTACTTCCGCAAGAAGGGCGACCCGCGCTGGTGGAGCACGTTCATCGCACCCGGCATCGGCTTCGTGACGCTCACCGCGTTCAGCATCGGCGCGCTGTTCAACTTCACGCTCGTCGCGGGCTCCGACGCGGTGTACGTGCAGGTGATGCCCTGGGTGATCGTCGTCGCGATCGTCGCCGGAATCGCGTACGGGCTCGCGCTCAGGTCGCGCAAGCCCGCGGTCTACGAGGGCCTCGAACACGATCTCGAGAAGTTCGAGGAGGAGCCGCTCGAGGCCGACGAGGCGCCCGCTACAAAGCGATAGCCGGCCGCGGCGGCGCGCGCTCAGCGCGCCGCCGCGCGCAGGTGCGCCCGTTCCCCCTGCTTGCCGATGAGGCTCAAATACTCGACGGGCCCCGCGCTCGTCGCCCCGAACCAGTGGGGCGTGCGGCAGTCGAACTCCGCCGCCTCGCCGGGCGTGAGCAGCAGGTCGTGCTCGCCGAGCACGAGGCGCAGCGTGCCGTTGAGCACGTAGGCCCAGTCGAAGCCCTCGTGCGTTCGCGGCTCCGGAACCGCGTCGTCGCGGCCGGCGGGCAGCACGATCTTGTAGGCCTGAATGCCGCCGGGTCGCCGCGTGAGGGGAACGAAGGTCGAGCCGCCCCAGCCCTGAAACGGCCGCATGTTGACGCGTGGATCGCCCGTCGGCGGGGCGTCGACGAGCTCGTCGAGCGTGACGCCGTAGACCCGGGCAAGCGGCAGGAGCTGCTCGAGGGTCGGCCGGCGCAGGCCCTGCTCGAGTCGAGAAAGCGTGCTCGCCGAGATGCCGGTGTCGTCGGCGAGCTGCTTGAGCGTGATGTCGCGCCGCTGCCGGAGGCGCAGCAGCCTCGGGCCGACGGCATCGAGAGTGCGGTCGAGCGAGTCGGAGACGTCCATCCCTCAATGTTGCCAGTTGGAAATGCTCGTTGCCAGCCTTAGTGTCCGGCGCACAGAATCGTTCTGACACGATCATGCGGATCGGGGCGCGGCGAACGAGGAGGCCAGGGATGAGTGGAACTCAGAGGGATGGGCAGGATGCTGCTGCGGGCGCGAGCCCCGCACGTGCCGCGTTCGGCGAGGCGCTCGCCGACCCGGTGGTGCGCGACGTCGTCGTCGTGGGCGGCGGCGCGGCGGGGCTCAACGCCGCGCTAATGCTGGCCCGGTCGCGCCGCAGCGTCACGGTGATCGATGCTGGGCAGCAGCGCAACGGGGCGGCGGACGGCGTGCACGGGTTGCTGGGCCTCGAGGGCATCCCACCGGGCGAACTGCTGGCGCGTGGGCGCCGAGAGGTCGTGAGCTACGGGGGTGAGGTGCGCGACGGTGAGGTCACGGCCGTCGAGGCGCTCGATGTGTCGAGCGACCCGGACGCGGACGTGGCGGACACGGCATCCGGCACCGCGGCGCCGGGCACAGGCCCCGCTGATGTGACAGTGGGCGCCACCGGCCTGGCGGCCGGCCCCGCTCGCTTCGCCGTCACGCTCGCGGACGGTTCCCGGCTGCGAGCGCGTCGCCTCGTGATCGCGACGGGCCTCGTCGACGAGTTGCCCGACGTCCCCGGCGTGCGGGAACGCTGGGGGCGGGACGTGCTGCACTGCCCCTACTGTCACGGCTGGGAGGTGCGTGACCGAGCGATCGTCGTCTTCGCGAACGGGCCGGTCCTCACGCATCAGGCCATGCTGTTCCGGCAGCTCAGCGACCGCGTCACGCTCTTGACCTTCGACCATGAGGTCGGCGCTGACGACGCGGCGACCCTCGCCGCGACCGGCATCACGGTCGTCGACGACGCCGTCGAGGCGATCGAGGTCGCCGACGACCGCGTGGTCGGCGTGCGCATCGCAGGCGGCGCGGTGATCGACGCAGACGCCGTGGTCGTCGCGAGCCGGCTGATCGCGCGGCTCGGGCCGTTCGGCGAGCTCGGGCTGACGGTCGCACACCACCCGATGGGGGAGTACGTCGAAGCCGATGAGACCGGTCGCACGTCCGTCGAGGGCGTGTGGGTCGCCGGCAACGTGACGGATCTCGCCGCGCAGGTCGGCGCCGCTGCGGCGAGCGGCGCCCTCGCGGGCGCGCATGTCAACGCGGACCTGGTCATGGAGGAGGCGAAGCGAGCGACGGCTCGCGCGTCCGCGATCGCGTAGGTCAGGCTCGGGCGCCGAGGCGGGCGAGCGCCACCGCCACGACACCGAGCGCCGCGAAGCTCGCGACGGCGAGCGCCATCGGCAGCGCGGAGCTCGTGCCCGCGGCGCCGACGATAACTGGCGCGAGGGCGCCGAATGCGTATTGCCCCGCACTGCAGAGGGCCGACGCACTGCCGCGGGAACGGCCGGCGACGGCGAGGGTGAGCGCGGTGGTGTTCGCCATCGTGAGGCCTGTTCCGGCGAAGAGCAGGAATGCGCACGCGAAGAACACGGCGACACCGAGGGCGCCGGATGCTGCGAACACGAGCAGCGTGCTCGCCGCCACCACCGTGAGCACCTGGCCCGCGATGAGCAAGGTGCCTGCGGTGAACCGGCCCGCGAGCAGGGTGTTGACCACCGACGCCAGGGCAACGCCCGTCGCCGCGCTCGTGAGCAAGATGCCGTAGGTCAAGGGATTCAGGTGGAGCAGCCGCTGCCCGACGAATGGCGAGGCAACCAGGAATGCGGCCATCGCCGCATAGCCGGCGCCGATGGCCACGACGTACCCGCGCACGTCCCCGCGCCGCAGCAACGAGCTCATGCCGTGCAGCGCCGAGAGCGGGCCGACTCCGCGCGAGCGCTCGGCGGCGGGATGTGTCTCCGGCACGACGGCGAGCACCACCAGGAACAGGAGCGCGCCGAGCACGGCGAGCGCCACGAACACGGCACGCCAACCGAACTGCGTCTGCAGCGCCCCGCCGATCGTCGGCGCGACGAGCGCCGAGATGCCGACGGCGATGGAGATCATGCTCACGGCGCGCACCGCGCGCACCCCCGTCGTGAGGTCGGCCGCGATGGCCCGCGAAAGCACCACGCCGGCGGCCGCGCCGAGGCCCTGCGCGACGCGAAGCGCCAGCAGGAGGACGACGCTGCCAGCGATTGCCATGGCGATGGCGGCAACGGTGTACAGCGCGAGCAGGCAGAGCAGGACGGGGCGTCGGCCGATGCGGTCGGCGATCGGACCGACCAGGAGCGGGCCGATCGCGATGCCGACGAGGAAACCGGTGTGCGTGAGTTGTACCAGGGCGGGATCGGCTTCGAGATCTGCAGCGATCGCGGTGAACGACGGCAGTACCAGGTCCGTGGAAAGCGGCCCCATGCCCGCCAGCACCCCGAGGATGATGAGCAGGACGGGCCCGAGGCGCGTGCGCTGCCCGGTCCCGGGGCCCGGTTCGGTTGGCAGGTGCGTCATCGCGGTGCTCTTTCGGTCGGGGGTCGAAACGCTACGCGTGCGCGGGCGCTGTGCGCCCCCGCCTTCTCATGTCATGCGAACAGAACGCGGCGATCTGCTGCTCCCGCGCAACCGAGCGCGGCGTGCGCGGGTTTGCTGACCGAACGGTTGGTCACCGACTTCCGCGTCAGTACTGGGGATGCGGCAGTTCGGCTCGACGCCCACGGCGGCTTCCTCGCCCCAACCGGGGAAGTACCCCCGGAGATTGCCGTCTCGGCGCGCGCGATGCCGGGTTACGCTCAGTGCCCGTGGGTGCGAGGTCCCTTGCACCATCCGGCTTGAAAATCCCTGACAAAGGAGTCATGTCAATGGCCCAGTCCTCCGCTGCGCAGCTGCAGCCGACGGCCGCCGAACGGCGGCGCGTGATCGGTGCGACGATCGTCGGCACCACCGTCGAGTGGTACGACTTCTTCATCTACGCCAACATGGCGGCGCTCGTCTTCAACCACCTCTTCTTCGAGCCGGCCGGCGCTCAGTACGCGACGCTCTGGTCGCTGTTCTCGATCGGGCTCTCGTTCCTCTTCCGGCCGCTCGGTGCATTCCTCGCGGGCCACTTCGGCGACAAGATCGGCCGCAAGCCGATGCTCGTGCTCACCCTGCTCCTCATGGGCGGCGCCACGACGCTGATCGGCTTCCTGCCGACCTACGCCGCCATCGGCATCGCGGCGCCCATCCTGCTGATCCTCCTGCGCATTCTGCAGGGCATCTCCGCCGGTGGCGAGTGGGGCGGCGCCGTGCTCATGGCCGTCGAGCACGCACCGTACGGTCGTCGCGGCGTGTACGGCATGTACCCGCAGCTCGGCGTGCCGCTCGGCATGATCCTCGCCTCGGGCATGATCGCGCTCGTCTCGGGTATTTCGCCGCTCATCTCCGACACGTTCTTCGACGAGTGGGGCTGGCGCATTCCGTTCATCTTCTCGATCGTGCTCATCGCCGTGGGCTACTGGGTGCGCCGCTCGGTCGAGGAGTCGCCCGTCTTCAAGGAGATCGCGCAGGACGCCGAGCAGCAGTCGGCACCCATCGTGGTCGTGTTCAAGAAGTACGGCTGGCTCGTCGTGCTCTGCGCGTTCATCTTCGCGGGCAACAACGCCGCGGGCTACATGACGACCGGCGGGTTCCTCCAGGGCTACGCGACCGGCTCGATCGAGGGCAGCCTGCTCACCATGGACCGCACGCTCGTGCTCGGCTTCGTCACGATCGCGTCGGCGGTCTGGTTCTTCTCCACGCTCGCTTCCGGCTACATCTCGGATGCGATCGGGCGCCGGAAGACGTTCATCATCGGCTGGCTCGGACAGCTGGTCGCCGTGTGGATTCTCTTCCCGCTCGTCAACCAGGGGCAGGACAACCCGCTCATGTTCCTGCTCGCCGTCTCCCTCTTCGCGATTCCGCTCGGCCTCTGCTACGGGCCGGTCTCGTCGTGGTACGCCGAGACATTCCCGGCCTCGGTGCGCTACTCGGGCGTCTCGATCTCGTACGCGATCGGCGCGATCATCGGTGGCGCATTCGCCCCGTTCATCGCGCAGGCGCTGCTGCAGGCGTACGGCTCGTGGGTCGCGATCTCGATCTACCTGACGGCCGTGACGCTGCTGAGCCTTGCCGCGACGTTCCTGCTCCGTGCCCGCGACAACGTTCCGCTCGACCACTCGTTCGAGACCGACGGCGACTGGGAGGGATTCGTGGCCGACGAGGGCGCCAAGCGCAAGCCCGACATGGCCGGAATCGGGAAGTAGCTGCACGGCGCTCGGCGCCGCACGAATTCCACGGCCGCATCGCCGCCGTCCCGCAAACGCGGGGCGGTGGCGATGCGGCCGCCGGCTGCGGGGCTGCGACGGCGCTCCGGTGCACCGCGTCG from Pseudoclavibacter endophyticus encodes the following:
- a CDS encoding APC family permease yields the protein MSQPQPGKLKRNQLGVPSIVFLVLAAVAPLTAAVVVMPLAIGFGNGGGISVSVLIVGAALLLFAIGYAQMSKELVNAGGFYAIAVKGLGRTAGLVTGLVATLGYNFFVAGTVGTTGFFTGQVAFPALFGFEINWFLIGLVLFVIVFLLARSGIQVSAIVLGVALVLEVLILLAFAISVLVQTGYSFDAFTQAFSPEILVGGSIWIAFLLVATAFIGFEATALFGEEAKEPRKTIPRATYTAIIVVAIMHAFFAWAMVSAVGVGDAQQVALDHLEGGDMLLVLIDQYLGPFVGVIALVLLVVSMFAAQLAFHNSAGRYLFALGRARVLPVWLAKTNKRGVPERALLVNLLFGLLVAAIFAVAGETDPEGNPLPAVVTLVPVGIGFGTLAVLIVQAIAALAVVVYFRKKGDPRWWSTFIAPGIGFVTLTAFSIGALFNFTLVAGSDAVYVQVMPWVIVVAIVAGIAYGLALRSRKPAVYEGLEHDLEKFEEEPLEADEAPATKR
- a CDS encoding helix-turn-helix domain-containing protein, coding for MDVSDSLDRTLDAVGPRLLRLRQRRDITLKQLADDTGISASTLSRLEQGLRRPTLEQLLPLARVYGVTLDELVDAPPTGDPRVNMRPFQGWGGSTFVPLTRRPGGIQAYKIVLPAGRDDAVPEPRTHEGFDWAYVLNGTLRLVLGEHDLLLTPGEAAEFDCRTPHWFGATSAGPVEYLSLIGKQGERAHLRAAAR
- a CDS encoding NAD(P)/FAD-dependent oxidoreductase, which codes for MSGTQRDGQDAAAGASPARAAFGEALADPVVRDVVVVGGGAAGLNAALMLARSRRSVTVIDAGQQRNGAADGVHGLLGLEGIPPGELLARGRREVVSYGGEVRDGEVTAVEALDVSSDPDADVADTASGTAAPGTGPADVTVGATGLAAGPARFAVTLADGSRLRARRLVIATGLVDELPDVPGVRERWGRDVLHCPYCHGWEVRDRAIVVFANGPVLTHQAMLFRQLSDRVTLLTFDHEVGADDAATLAATGITVVDDAVEAIEVADDRVVGVRIAGGAVIDADAVVVASRLIARLGPFGELGLTVAHHPMGEYVEADETGRTSVEGVWVAGNVTDLAAQVGAAAASGALAGAHVNADLVMEEAKRATARASAIA
- a CDS encoding multidrug effflux MFS transporter gives rise to the protein MTHLPTEPGPGTGQRTRLGPVLLIILGVLAGMGPLSTDLVLPSFTAIAADLEADPALVQLTHTGFLVGIAIGPLLVGPIADRIGRRPVLLCLLALYTVAAIAMAIAGSVVLLLALRVAQGLGAAAGVVLSRAIAADLTTGVRAVRAVSMISIAVGISALVAPTIGGALQTQFGWRAVFVALAVLGALLFLVVLAVVPETHPAAERSRGVGPLSALHGMSSLLRRGDVRGYVVAIGAGYAAMAAFLVASPFVGQRLLHLNPLTYGILLTSAATGVALASVVNTLLAGRFTAGTLLIAGQVLTVVAASTLLVFAASGALGVAVFFACAFLLFAGTGLTMANTTALTLAVAGRSRGSASALCSAGQYAFGALAPVIVGAAGTSSALPMALAVASFAALGVVAVALARLGARA
- a CDS encoding MFS transporter, with the protein product MAQSSAAQLQPTAAERRRVIGATIVGTTVEWYDFFIYANMAALVFNHLFFEPAGAQYATLWSLFSIGLSFLFRPLGAFLAGHFGDKIGRKPMLVLTLLLMGGATTLIGFLPTYAAIGIAAPILLILLRILQGISAGGEWGGAVLMAVEHAPYGRRGVYGMYPQLGVPLGMILASGMIALVSGISPLISDTFFDEWGWRIPFIFSIVLIAVGYWVRRSVEESPVFKEIAQDAEQQSAPIVVVFKKYGWLVVLCAFIFAGNNAAGYMTTGGFLQGYATGSIEGSLLTMDRTLVLGFVTIASAVWFFSTLASGYISDAIGRRKTFIIGWLGQLVAVWILFPLVNQGQDNPLMFLLAVSLFAIPLGLCYGPVSSWYAETFPASVRYSGVSISYAIGAIIGGAFAPFIAQALLQAYGSWVAISIYLTAVTLLSLAATFLLRARDNVPLDHSFETDGDWEGFVADEGAKRKPDMAGIGK